DNA from Comamonas serinivorans:
GTGACCCGCTACCGCAAGCTGGTGACCGACGTGGGCCGCAAGCCGCTGCGCTGACGGGCGGGCCGGGCTGGCGGTGCCCGGCCCGAGTGCCGAAGGGCAGGGCGCGGCCCTGGTGCGTGAAGCGGATGCGGCCCTGCCAAGTCTGATGTGTGGCGCAGGGTACGGCTGAGTTACCGTTGGAATGCGAACGACGATGGCGCTGTACTGCTGCCGAGCTTGCGTCGTTCGATGCATCATGGTGGCCGCTTCGCCTGTCGCTCGCGCCAGGCCTCACACGCAGCGGACATGCACGCAAACGCTGGCGTGCCAAGCCACCGCCGCTGGCCGAATCGCGCGCTTCGCAGCCTTTTGGGTGCGGCATCACCGGCTGAAGGCGGGCCCAGGGGCTCCGTGCTGGACGTGCGCTCAGGCAGCGTCCCAGCGAGGGCGGAACCGCATCGTGCCCGAGCGGTGTCGTTCAAGGCTTGAGGCGGTGCGAGTTGTTTGTGGGACAGTATCAGCCTGTTGCCGTTTAGGTGACATCGGCCGGATGGTGATACTGCCTGGCTACGCCGCTACGCCGCTACGCCGCTACGCCGCTACGCCGCTACGCCGCTACGCCGCGGTCGCAGCCGGGTGCCTCAGCGCAGGCGCTTGATGAGGCTGGACGTGTCCCAGCGGCCGCCGCCCAGGCGTTGCACGTCGGCATAGAACTGGTCGACCAGGGCCGTGACGGGCAGGCGGGCGCCGTTGCGCTTGGCCTCGTCCAGCACCAGGCCCAGGTCCTTGCGCATCCAGTCCACGGCAAAGCCGAAGTTGAACTCGTCGCGCGCCATGGTCTTGCCGCGGTTGTCCATCTGCCAGCTCTGGGCCGCGCCCTTGCCGATCACGGCCAGCACCTGGTCCATGTCCAGGCCCGCCACCTGGCCAAAGGCCACGGCTTCGGACAGCCCCTGCACCAGGCCGGCGATGCAGATCTGGTTGACCATCTTGGCCAACTGGCCGGCGCCCGATGACCCCATGCGCGCATAGGCTTGTGCGAAGGCCAGGGCCACGGGCTCGGCGCGTGCCACGTCGGCCTCGTCGCCCCCGCACATCACGGTGAGCTTGCCGTTCTGCGCCCCGGCCTGGCCACCCGACACGGGCGCGTCGACAAAGCCCACGCCCTGGGCCTGGGCCAGGACATGCAGCTCGCGCGCGACTTCGGCCGATGCCGTGGTGTGGTCCACGAACAGGCTGCCCGGCGCCAGGCCGGCCAGCGCGCCATTGGCCTCGCGCTGGCCCGGGCCGTTGACGGTGCCCAGCACCACGGCGCGCAGGTCGTCGTCGTTGCCGACGCAGCAGAACACGATGTCGGCACCTTGCGCCGCCTCGCGCGGCGTGGGGGCACTGCGGTGACCACCGGGACCAGCCGCACCGAACTCGGCCAGCCATTGCGCGGCCTTGGCGGGGCTGCGGTTGTAGACGGTGACGGTGTGGCCCGCCAGGGCCAGGTGACCCGCCATGGGGTAGCCCATGACGCCCAGGCCGAGGAAGGCGACGCGCTGCGAGGGCGTGGGGGCGTAGGGGCGGGGTGCGATGCTGCTCATGGGGATCCGGAAAAAGGGGACGGAGATGCGCACCATTTTGACAGGCCGGCTGCATCGCTGGCCGTGCTTGCTCATGCGTTTTGCGCAGGTGCGTGGACGCGCGCGTCTGCCTCTGCCGCCCGACGCGAAGGGGATGCGTGCAGGGCAGGGGCCGCGTGGCCGGGCTCGCTGGCCGAGTGCGCACCGGCCCGGATGGCTGCCTTCAGGACGCCGAGTGGTCTAGGGTCCGCCAGCGTGCCGCCAACGAGGAGGGTTCCATGCGGTCGCATGTGCAAACCCTGGAAGTCGAAACCGGTGCGTTTCGGGTGGCTGACGATGGTCCCCGCGGGGCGCCCATGCTGGGGCTGTCCAACTCGCTGGGCACGCCGCTGGAGATCTGGGCCGCCAGGCCGACGATGCGCGCGGCGTGATGGGCTGTCCATCCACCAGAGGGGGAGCCGAGGCCACGCAAGAGGGCTGCTGTCAGGCCATGGCCTGCCCGCGTTGGGCCGAGCGGGCTGTCGGTCGCGGATCAGGGCGACCACGGTGCCGCGCGGAGGCGGGCGCCGTGGGCTGGCGCGCCGCGAAAAGAAAGGGTGAAGTTCGCCGATAAGCCGGATTCTGTGCACGGCGGTTGCCCGCCGCGTGACCGCCATTAATCTGGGCCGCCGGTCGCCCGAGCGGCTCGATGCCACCTACCCGCACACTCCGGGGGCCCCGTCAACGTGTGCCTACTTGGTGTTGCTGCGCGTAGAGATTGCCCGTTTCACCCGGGCCGGTTTGGCTTGCGCCACGCCTGCCCGACTCGTCTCTGTTGCTCTGATCCTCACCTCGCGGTGGGGAGCCGTTAGCTCCTACGCTGCCCGTTGCAGTCCGGACGTTCCTCCAGTGCGGTGTTTCCACCCAACGCAAGCGTTGGCCTTTCGGCTTGCACCAGCGGCGGTCTGGCGAACTTCACGGGCGCAATTATCGCCGCATGGGCGCGGGTCTCGGCCCGCCAAGGCGGCGCTGCGTGCCGATGCCCGCATCAGGTGCCGGCGGCGAGGCCGTGTGCACATGGTTCGACCATAAGAAATTTCATTCAAGGCCGTGAAGAATTTCTAGTTGGACAGGACCTGTGGCGATTTCGATACTGCGGGCGCTGACCGAGGTGTACCGCGCTGCCCCATCCCTTGCGCGACCTCCAGCGCCCGCACGCTGAGGACGTGCCCGCGAGCAGATCGCTGGCCTCAGGCCACAGCACCGCTGCCCACGCACACCAGGAGACACCCATGGGCCACGCCGCCACCATCCATTCGCCCCACGATGCCCCTGCGGCCGGGGCCGAGCCTGCCCTCGCCGCCACCTATCGCAAGATCGCCTGGCGCCTCATTCCCTTTTTGGTCTTTCTCTTTGTGCTGGCCTGGATCGACCGCGTGAACGTGGGCTTTGCCAAGCTGCAGATGCTGGACGACCTGAAGTTCAGCGAAGCCATCTATGGCCTGGGCGCCGGCATCTTTTTCATCGGCTACTTCCTGTTCGAGGTGCCCAGCAACCTGCTGCTTGAAAAGATCGGCGCGCGCAAGACGCTGGCGCGCATCACCATCTTGTGGGGTGCGGCCTCGATGGCCATGGCGTTCGTGACCACGCCCACCCTGTTCTACGTGTTGCGCTTTCTGCTCGGCGTGGTCGAAGCCGGTTTCTTCCCCGGCGTGGTGCTGTACCTGACCTATTGGTTTCCGGCGGCCTACCGCGCCCGCGTCAACGGCTTGTTCATGACCTCGTTCGCCATCGCCGGCGCCGTGGGCGGCCCGATTGCCGGCGCCATCATGAACGGCATGCAAGGCGTGGGCCACCTCGCCAACTGGCAGTGGCTGTTCATCCTCGAAGGCATTCCATCCATCCTGGCTGGCTTTGCCGTGCTGCTGTTCCTGCCCGAAAAGCCGCAGAACGCCAAATGGCTGACGCCGGCTGAGCAGCGCGCCGTGTCGCAGGCCGTGGCCCTGGAGAACGCCGAGGGCCACAAGCACGCCTCCTTCACCGAGGCGCTGCGCAACCACCGCGTGTGGCTGTGCGCCGCCATCTACTTCTGCATCGTCAGCGGCAACGCCACCATCGCCTTCTGGGCACCGTCCATCATCAAAGAGATCGGTTTTTCCAACAACCTGACCATTGGTCTGGTGTCTGCCGTGCCCTTCATCGCCGGCACGCTGGCCATGGTGTGGAACGGCATCCACTCGGACAAAACCGGCGAGCGCCGCATGCACTGCGCCATCGCCGCTGTCCTGGCCTGTGCGGGCCTGGTGTTCACCGGCCTGTCGCTGCACAACGCGCCCATGGCGCTCGTCGCGCTCACGGTCGCCGCCGTCGGCATCCTGGCTGCGTTTCCGGTGTTCTGGTCCATCCCGGCGGCCTTCCTGGCCGGCACCGCTGCCGCAGGGGGCATTGCCCTCATCAACTCGATCGGCAACCTGGCTGGCTTTGTCGCGCCCTACATGATCGGTGCGCTCAAAGCCACCACCGGCTCGCTCTCGTCTGGCCTGTACTTCGTGGCCGCGCTCGAGTTCCTCGCCGCGTTCCTGGTCGTGCTTTTCGTCAAGAAGCACCACTGACCGTCTTCCCTGATTTGTCGCGAGGCCCTGCGCCTCGCCCCCTTGATTGAGGCACACCATGCACTTGCAGTTCACCACCCCGGAAGGCCAGGCCATCCACCCGCAGTTCGACCAGCTGGTCATCGCCGGCTGGGCCGGCCGCGACGCCGCCGCCATCGAACACCACATCGAAGAGCTGGCCGCCATTGGCATCCCGCGCCCCAGCGCCGTGCCGCTGTACTACCGCGTGGCCAGCAACCAGCTGAGCCAGCGCGAGACCTTGCAGGTGCTGGGCCCCGACTCGTCGGGCGAGGCCGAGGTCTTCGTCTTCACGCACGGCGGCGAGCTGTTCGTCAGCCTCGCGTCTGACCACACCGACCGCAAGCTCGAAGCGCACAGCGTGGCCTTTTCCAAGCAGGCCTGCATCAAGCCCGTGGCCACGCAGGCCTGGCGCTTTGCCGACGTGGCCGCCTACTGGGATGAGCTGGTGCTGCGCGCATGGATCGTCGAAAACGGCGCCGAGGTGCTGTACCAGGACGGCCCGCTGGCCAGCCTGCGCACGCCGCTGGACCTGATCGGCGGCTACACCGGCGGCGCGGCCCTGCTGCCCGTGGGCACCGGCATGACCTGCGGCACCGTGCCGGCCATTGGCGGCATTCGCCCAGCCACGCACTTCCGCATGGAGCTGCACGACCCGCGCAAGAACCGCGCGATTCGCCACCAATACCACTGCGCGCTGCTGCCCGTGGTGGCCTGATGCACGGGCTGACCCGCCAATCGGTGCGCATGATTTGCAGTATGACCACATTGGCGATAAGAAGTCATCGAAAAACCATGCATACTGCCAATTTCAGGTGGCCAGACTAGAGACCAAGCCTGCGCCAGCATTGAGCCACCACACCCGCCCCCTTGCGCGGCGCCTTGTCCTTTGTTTCCGCCACACGCCATGTCAAACACCGCACTCACCCGCGTGGACCAAGCCGCGCACGCCCTGAAGCTGGGCGCCACCACCGCCGTGCAACTGACCGAGTCCGCGCTGACACGCGCCGCGCAGGGCGAGGGCCCCCGGGTCTTCACGCGCGTGTTCACCGACAGCGCCTTGGCCGAGGCCCGTGCCAGCGACGGTTTGCGCGCCGCCGGCCTCGCCCGCTCGCCGCTCGAAGGCCTGCCGATCTCGGTCAAAGACCTGTTCGACATCGAAGGCCTGCCCACGACGGCCGGCTCCAGGCTCTTGGCCAACGCTGCGCCCGCCACGCAGACGGCCCAGGTCGTGCAGCGCCTGCGCCGTGCCGGCGCCATCATCGTCGGCACCACCAACATGACCGAGTTCGCCTATTCAGGCCTGGGCCTGAACCCGCATTACGGCACGCCGCGCAACGTCTGGGCGCGCGATGAAGACGGCGGCCGCATTCCGGGCGGCTCCTCGTCGGGCGCGGCCATCTCGGTGACCGACGGCATGGCCATTGCCGCCATCGGCTCGGACACCGGGGGCTCGGTGCGCATCCCCTCGGCGCTGAACGGCCTGACCGGCTTCAAGCCCACTGCGCGCCGCGTGTCCATGCAGGGCGTGCTGCCGCTGTCGGCCAACCTGGACTCGATTGGCCCGCTGGCGCCCAGCGTGCGCTGCTGCGCGGCGATCGACGCCGTCATCGCCCACCATGCGCTGCCCGAGCCGCAGGCCGTGCCACTGGCTGGCCTGCGCCTGCTGGCGCCTACCAACGTGGTGCTGGACGGCATGGACGCCGCCGTGGCCGCCGCCTGGCAGCGCGCGCTCGCGCGCCTGTCGCAAGCCGGTGTGCAGATCACCGAAGCGGCCGTGCCGGCCTTTGGCGAGCTGGCACAGATCAACAGCAAGGGCGGCTTCACGGCCGCCGAAGCCTGGGCCTGGCATCGAGGCCACCTGGAAACCCGCCTGGCCGAATACGACCCGCGCGTGGGCACGCGCATCCTGCGCGGCAAAGCGCAGAGCGCGGCCGACTACATCGACCTGCTGGCCGCGCGCCAGGCCTGGATGGCGCAGGTCAAGTCGCAGCTGGCCCCGTTTGACCTGCTCATCATGCCCACCGTGCCCGTGGTCGCTCCCAAGATCGCCGACCTGCAGGCCAACGACGAGGCTTATTTCGCCGCCAATGGCCTGATCTTGCGCAACCCCACGCTGATCAACTTCCTCGATGGCTGCGCCGTGTCGCTGCCCTGCCACCGCGCCGGCGAGGCGCCTGTGGGCCTGAGTCTGGCGGGCACGGCCGGCCAGGACGCACGCTTGCTGAACGTGGCGCTGGCTGTGGAGACGCTGTTCGCGCAGACCTGAGGTGCGTCGTCCCTGGAGGATGGCATTTGATGGGCAGTATCTGTAGTTTTCCGTTTTTTATTCAACGAGATTGCATGAATACCCCGTATTCGGTGTCTGGGTCATGCAGCGGCAGGCGGGCCACACCCTGGCCTTGCTGCAGCGCGAACGCTGTGGCGGTTTCTTCGGCCACGCGCGCCACGTCCTGGGTCAGCGGGTTCTCGTGGTCGTTGCGGTATGCCGCCACCAGGCGCAGCGGCGGAAACTCACGGTCCACCCGCAGCGTGCGCAGGCGCTGCTCGGCCAGCTCGCGCTGGATGACGGCCGGCGGCACGACCGCGATGCCCAGGCCGTCGCAGACCACGCGGATCATGGTGGCGACCGAGGCGATGCAGTTCAGGTGCACGCGCGCGCTGCTTTCGGTGCACAGCAGCTGCTCGATGGCGGCGTAAGGCTCGGAGCCCCGCGCAAAACTCATGATGGGAAAGGTCGCCAGGTCGCCCAGGCTCAAGGTGTCGTCGCCAATGCCGAGCTGCGGGCCACCGACCCAGGCCATCGGAAACTCACCCAGCGACACGTGGCTGACCGCGCCGGACGCCACCGGCTTGGCCTGCAGCGACACGTCGAGCTGGCCACGGCCGAGCTGTTCGGACAGGTGCACCGTGGTGTCGCAGGCAATCTCGACCTGCAGGCGGGGGTAGCGCTGGTGCAGCAGCTGCAGAAAGTCGGGGAACCAGCTGTGCACGACGGATTCGATGGCGCCGATGCGGATGACGCCGGCAAAGGCCTGTTTGTCCAACATGTCTTCGCGCATCTCGCGCATCAGCTTCAGCATGCGCTCGGCGTGCACCAGGGCTTTGGCGCCATCGCTGGTCAGGGTCACCTCGCGCTGGCTGCGGTCGAACAGGCGCACGCCGAACTCCTGCTCCAGCGAGGCAATGCGGCTGGACACGGCGGCCTGCGTGGTGAACAAGCGCTCGGCCGTCATGCGGAAGTTGCGCAGCTCGGCCAGCAGCACAAAGGTTTCGATGAAGCGCAGGTTCATGCGGGCGACTCTAGCGCCATTCGGCGCCTGCCTGGGTATGCACTGACCGCAGTGGCCGCCTTCGAGGTGGCGGCGAATACGCGCATATCCATATGCTTGCCAGCTTGAACAACTCCGCCACAATGACTGCTTTCGCCCGCTTTTCCCGTGTTGGAGACCCCATGAAATTTGACAACGTCCTGCAAACCATCGGCAACACGCCCGTCATCCACATCAACCGCCTGTTCGAGCACCCCAACGTGTGGATCAAGTCCGAACGCAGCAACCCCGGTGGCTCGATCAAAGACCGCATCGCGCTGGCCATGGTGGAAGAGGCCGAGCAGTCGGGCAAGCTCAAGCCCGGCGGCACCATCATCGAGCCCACCAGCGGCAACACCGGCGTCGGCCTGGCGCTGGTCGCGGCCGTCAAGGGCTACAAGCTCATCCTGGTGATGCCCGAGAGCATGTCCATCGAGCGCCGCCGCCTGATGCTGGCCTATGGCGCCTCGTTCGACCTGACGCCCAAGGAAAAGGGCATGAAGGGCGCCATCGCGCGGGCGCAGGAGCTGGCCGAGCAGACGCCGGGCTCGTGGATCCCGCAGCAGTTCGAAAACCCGGCCAACGTCGCCGTGCACGAAAGCACCACGGGCGCCGAGGTGCTGGCCGATTTCCCCGATGGGCTGGACGTGCTCATCACCGGCGTGGGCACCGGCGGCCACCTGTCGGGCGTGGCCCACGTGCTCAAGGCCAAGTTCCCCAACCTGCAGGTGTTCGCCGTCGAGCCGGCAGCCTCGCCCGTGATTTCGGGCGGTCAGCCGTCGCCGCACCCCATCCAGGGCATCGGCGCAGGCTTTGTGCCCAAGAACCTGGACACGTCCGTGCTCAGCGGTGTCATCACCGTCGATGCGGAAGAGTCCAAGGAGTACGCCCGTCGCGCTGCGCGTGAAGAAGGCCTGCTGGTGGGCATCTCGTCGGGCGCCACGCTGGCCGCCATCGCCAAGAAGCTGCCCGAGTTGCCGCCCAACGCCAAGATCCTGGGCTTTGCCTACGACACCGGCGAGCGCTACCTGTCGGTGGACGGCTTCCTGCCGGCCTGACCGGGCCGCACCCGTGCCGTCTCGCGGCATCGAGACGCCCTGGATGCCGGCAGCGCCGGCCGGTTTGCCTCACAGGCATGCCTGAATGCAGTATGGCCCTGCTCCCGTTGTGTTGAAAACGGGAACAGGGCCATACTGCTTTCAGAATGCGCCGATGCGCCGATGCGCCGATGCGCCGATGCGCCGATGCGCCGATGCGCCGATGCGCCGATGCGCCGATGCGCCGATGCGCCGATGCGCCGATGCGCCGTCAGCCCGCGGGCGGCTGGTGCAGGGCCAGGTTCAAGGCATCCACTTTTTCTGCCCAGTCGGCATCGGCGGCCAGCTGCTGGCGCAGGAAGTCGGCCTGGGCCGCATTCCAGAACGGCGCATCGGCCAGGGCCAGGTCGGCGGGCAGCGGCCGGTGGCGGGTGATGAAGGCGACGATGGACGCCGAGTCCGACGCCAGGCCCAGCTGGTCGAACAGGTCCGAGAAATGGTGAAACCCTTCGGTCATTGGCAACTCCTCATGCAGACAAGAATGCGCCAAGCGTAGCAAGTCGGCCGGGCCCGTCCGGGCCGTCGGCTGCGCGCGGTGGGCCATGTCGGCCCCGCGCGGCGGTCCGGCAGGCCGTTTGCGCCTTGAAAGCGCACCGGCCGGCCGCACCTGCCACCCTTTCGCCTCGCCAGGAGTTGTGCTTGACCTCGATTGCCGCCCCCGATTCGTCCGCGCCTGCCCAGCCGCCTCGTCAGCATCCGCTGCGGGCCTTTTTTAAAAACCCGGAGCGCGCCTACTACCGCCTGTCGGACGACGGCAAGACGCTGGGCTTCATGCAGCCGGCCGGCGAGCCCGCGCGCATGAACATCTTCGTGCAGGCCCTGGACGGCAGCCAGCTGGTGGGCGAGCCGCGCCAGCTCACGCACGAAACCGAGCGCGACGTGGCCGGCTACGTCTTCAAGGGCAACGACGTCGTGCTGTTCCAGAAGGACTTCGGCGGCGACGAGAACTTCCACGTGCTGGCCGTGCACACCGGCACCGGCACGGTGATCGACCTGACGCCCTTCGAGCAGGTGCGTGCCGGCATCGAGGACGACCTGGAAGACGACCCCGACCACGTGCTGATCGGGCACAACCAGCGCAACCCCGAGGTGTTCGACGTCTACCGCGTCAACGTGCACACGGGCGCTGCCCAGCGCGTGGCCGAAAACCCCGGCCACATCATCGGCTGGCAGACCGACCACGCGGGCCAGCTGCGCGCCGCGGTGGCCAGCGACGGCCTGATGACGCAGCTGCTCTACCGCGACGACGAGACGCAGGCCTTCGAGACGCTGATCGAGGTCGATTTCCGCACCAACGTGGCGCCGGCCTTCTTCGATTTCGACAACCGCCACCTCTACCTCTACAGCGCACGCGGGCGCGACAAGCTGGCGTTCGTGCGCATCGACCCCGCGCGCCCCGACGACGAAACCGTGGTGTTCGCGAGCGAGGCGGTCGACCTGGACGGCGTGGCCTACTCGCGCCGGCGCCGCGTGCTGACGCTGGCCAGCTACGAAACCGACCGGCCGCAGCGCCACTTCTTCGATGCGCAGCTGCAGGGCATCTTCGCGGCGCTGCAGCGTCAGCTGCCGGGCCTGGAGGTCAGCCTGCAGGCCAGCAACCGGGCCGAGGACCTGTTCGTGGTGGCCGCCCACAGCGACCAGACGCCTGGCGCGCGCTACCTGTATGACGCCCAGCGCGATACGCTGACGCTGTTGGGCGAGCTGAACCCCGCCATTCCGGCGGCCGACATGGCGCGCATGCAGGCTGTGCAGTACACCAGCCGCGACGGCCTGACCATCCACGGCTACCTCAGCCTGCCCGTGGGGCGCGAAGCGCGCCACCTGCCGGTCATCGTCAACCCGCATGGCGGCCCCTGGGCGCGCGACAGCTGGGGCTACAACCCCGAGGTGCAGTTCCTGGTCAACCGGGGCTATGCCGTGCTGCAGATGAACTTCCGCGGCTCGACCGGCTACGGCCGCGCGTTCTGGGAAGCGGGGTTTGGCCAATGGGGCCTGGCCATGCAGGACGACATCACCGATGGCGTGCAGTGGCTGATCGACCAGGGCATCGCCGACCCGAAGCGCATCGCCATTTATGGCGCCAGCTATGGCGGCTACGCCACGCTGGCCGGCGTCACGCTCACCCCCCACCTGTACGCCGCGGCGGTGGACTACGTGGGCGTGTCCAACCTGTTCACCTTCCTGGGCACGATCCCACCGTACTGGAAGCCCATGCTGGTCAAGATGCAGGCCATGGTGGGCGACCCCGAGGCCGATCAGGCGCGCCTGGCGGCGACCTCGCCCGCGCTGCTGGCCGACCGCATCACCACGCCGCTGTTCATCGCCCAGGGCGCCCAGGATCCGCGCGTGAACAAGGCCGAAAGTGACCAGATGGTGGCGGCGTTGCGCGCGCGCGGCGTCGAGGTGCAGTACCTGGTCAAGGACAACGAGGGCCACGGCTTCCACAACGACGAGAACAAGTTCGAGTTCTACGAAGCCATGGAAGGCTTTCTGGCCGCGCACCTTCGACCCGCTGCGTGAGCACCCCGCCGGCCCTGCCGATGCCGGCGGGCTCGCTGTGGGCTGAACCGCGCCGGGCCAACGCAGGCGGACCTCGTGGCCACGCCTGGATGGGCGATGTGGTAGGTATGTGTGGTTTGACGTTCATCAACAAACGGCATCCGGTGAATACTCATCTTGGCGATGCGTCAACACTGAGTCGGTCCCCGACCGGCCAGCGTCTACGCGGGGCGGCGCAACCGCTCCGAAGGCTGGCGCCGGCCTGCGATGGCGGTGGGATGCGCCGTGGCACGGCGAGTTCGTGCTGGCCAGCAGTTCGTGCGGACTTGAAGGACACGCTGAGGCCCACGCGTGTCGTCGACGGGCCGCGGGCGCTGTTCAGCGTGTCCGATGTGGCGCGGCGCAGGTGGGCGCTCAGGGCGTTGTGTCCGCTGAGGCCGAGCCTCCGCGCTGTCGGTGCCCGATGTCGACCGAGGCCCGGTGCCTGTGCCCTTGCCGTCAGTCCTCGGCGTCCCCGTCCTCGGCGTAACGGGCAAAGCCGCGCGGCACGCTGGCGCGCAAGCCCGCTTCCTCGTCGGCGTCGTCGGGCCTGGGCGTGCCGGTGGGGGTGGTGCGCAGCGTCAGGTCCGGGTGCTCGATGCCGGCGTGGTCGGCCGCACCGGTGAGCGCGCGCCAGACACGCTGCACCCCGTGGTTGAGCTCGCCCAGGGCCTGGGTCTGGTCGTAGAAATCGTCTTCGTCCTCGAACCAGTCGACGATGGCGTCGGGGTCGCGCGTGATGGCCTCGTAGGCTGCCTGGCCCCTGCCGACCAGGGCTTGGCGAAAGTCCCAGAAGCCATCGTCCGAACAGCCGCCCAGCAGCACATAGGCGGCGTCCCACAGTGGCCAGTCGTAGGCCGCGTCAGCCTTCAGGGTCCACCAGCGGTGGAACGCCACGAGCTGCTGCACGTCGCCGCCCAGCAGCTCGGCCAGGCGCTGGGCCGGGTCCGGGGGCGCTTCGTCGCGCAGCGTGTCGATGAGTTGCCAGAACTGGGCTTCGGTCATGAGGGCTCCGTGGGTGGCGCGTGGCGGGTTGTCCTCACACTCAGCAGCCACTTGGACGTTGAGTGAGGTGGCAGTATCGGCCTGTTCTCGTCGAATTGAAATCGGAAAATTGCAGATACTGCCTGAAAGGCTGTGGCGATTCGGTGCGGCGGGCAAGCCGTTTCACAGCCCGCGCGGCGTCACCGCCAGGTGTTGGCGGTAGGCGGGGCGCACGCGCCAGAACTGAGCGGGCC
Protein-coding regions in this window:
- the cysK gene encoding cysteine synthase A, whose translation is MKFDNVLQTIGNTPVIHINRLFEHPNVWIKSERSNPGGSIKDRIALAMVEEAEQSGKLKPGGTIIEPTSGNTGVGLALVAAVKGYKLILVMPESMSIERRRLMLAYGASFDLTPKEKGMKGAIARAQELAEQTPGSWIPQQFENPANVAVHESTTGAEVLADFPDGLDVLITGVGTGGHLSGVAHVLKAKFPNLQVFAVEPAASPVISGGQPSPHPIQGIGAGFVPKNLDTSVLSGVITVDAEESKEYARRAAREEGLLVGISSGATLAAIAKKLPELPPNAKILGFAYDTGERYLSVDGFLPA
- a CDS encoding alpha/beta hydrolase family protein encodes the protein MTSIAAPDSSAPAQPPRQHPLRAFFKNPERAYYRLSDDGKTLGFMQPAGEPARMNIFVQALDGSQLVGEPRQLTHETERDVAGYVFKGNDVVLFQKDFGGDENFHVLAVHTGTGTVIDLTPFEQVRAGIEDDLEDDPDHVLIGHNQRNPEVFDVYRVNVHTGAAQRVAENPGHIIGWQTDHAGQLRAAVASDGLMTQLLYRDDETQAFETLIEVDFRTNVAPAFFDFDNRHLYLYSARGRDKLAFVRIDPARPDDETVVFASEAVDLDGVAYSRRRRVLTLASYETDRPQRHFFDAQLQGIFAALQRQLPGLEVSLQASNRAEDLFVVAAHSDQTPGARYLYDAQRDTLTLLGELNPAIPAADMARMQAVQYTSRDGLTIHGYLSLPVGREARHLPVIVNPHGGPWARDSWGYNPEVQFLVNRGYAVLQMNFRGSTGYGRAFWEAGFGQWGLAMQDDITDGVQWLIDQGIADPKRIAIYGASYGGYATLAGVTLTPHLYAAAVDYVGVSNLFTFLGTIPPYWKPMLVKMQAMVGDPEADQARLAATSPALLADRITTPLFIAQGAQDPRVNKAESDQMVAALRARGVEVQYLVKDNEGHGFHNDENKFEFYEAMEGFLAAHLRPAA
- a CDS encoding LysR family transcriptional regulator: MNLRFIETFVLLAELRNFRMTAERLFTTQAAVSSRIASLEQEFGVRLFDRSQREVTLTSDGAKALVHAERMLKLMREMREDMLDKQAFAGVIRIGAIESVVHSWFPDFLQLLHQRYPRLQVEIACDTTVHLSEQLGRGQLDVSLQAKPVASGAVSHVSLGEFPMAWVGGPQLGIGDDTLSLGDLATFPIMSFARGSEPYAAIEQLLCTESSARVHLNCIASVATMIRVVCDGLGIAVVPPAVIQRELAEQRLRTLRVDREFPPLRLVAAYRNDHENPLTQDVARVAEETATAFALQQGQGVARLPLHDPDTEYGVFMQSR
- a CDS encoding DUF4240 domain-containing protein, which translates into the protein MTEAQFWQLIDTLRDEAPPDPAQRLAELLGGDVQQLVAFHRWWTLKADAAYDWPLWDAAYVLLGGCSDDGFWDFRQALVGRGQAAYEAITRDPDAIVDWFEDEDDFYDQTQALGELNHGVQRVWRALTGAADHAGIEHPDLTLRTTPTGTPRPDDADEEAGLRASVPRGFARYAEDGDAED
- a CDS encoding amidase, whose translation is MSNTALTRVDQAAHALKLGATTAVQLTESALTRAAQGEGPRVFTRVFTDSALAEARASDGLRAAGLARSPLEGLPISVKDLFDIEGLPTTAGSRLLANAAPATQTAQVVQRLRRAGAIIVGTTNMTEFAYSGLGLNPHYGTPRNVWARDEDGGRIPGGSSSGAAISVTDGMAIAAIGSDTGGSVRIPSALNGLTGFKPTARRVSMQGVLPLSANLDSIGPLAPSVRCCAAIDAVIAHHALPEPQAVPLAGLRLLAPTNVVLDGMDAAVAAAWQRALARLSQAGVQITEAAVPAFGELAQINSKGGFTAAEAWAWHRGHLETRLAEYDPRVGTRILRGKAQSAADYIDLLAARQAWMAQVKSQLAPFDLLIMPTVPVVAPKIADLQANDEAYFAANGLILRNPTLINFLDGCAVSLPCHRAGEAPVGLSLAGTAGQDARLLNVALAVETLFAQT
- a CDS encoding DUF2789 domain-containing protein, producing the protein MTEGFHHFSDLFDQLGLASDSASIVAFITRHRPLPADLALADAPFWNAAQADFLRQQLAADADWAEKVDALNLALHQPPAG
- a CDS encoding NAD(P)-dependent oxidoreductase is translated as MSSIAPRPYAPTPSQRVAFLGLGVMGYPMAGHLALAGHTVTVYNRSPAKAAQWLAEFGAAGPGGHRSAPTPREAAQGADIVFCCVGNDDDLRAVVLGTVNGPGQREANGALAGLAPGSLFVDHTTASAEVARELHVLAQAQGVGFVDAPVSGGQAGAQNGKLTVMCGGDEADVARAEPVALAFAQAYARMGSSGAGQLAKMVNQICIAGLVQGLSEAVAFGQVAGLDMDQVLAVIGKGAAQSWQMDNRGKTMARDEFNFGFAVDWMRKDLGLVLDEAKRNGARLPVTALVDQFYADVQRLGGGRWDTSSLIKRLR
- a CDS encoding DUF2848 domain-containing protein, which translates into the protein MHLQFTTPEGQAIHPQFDQLVIAGWAGRDAAAIEHHIEELAAIGIPRPSAVPLYYRVASNQLSQRETLQVLGPDSSGEAEVFVFTHGGELFVSLASDHTDRKLEAHSVAFSKQACIKPVATQAWRFADVAAYWDELVLRAWIVENGAEVLYQDGPLASLRTPLDLIGGYTGGAALLPVGTGMTCGTVPAIGGIRPATHFRMELHDPRKNRAIRHQYHCALLPVVA
- a CDS encoding MFS transporter, translating into MGHAATIHSPHDAPAAGAEPALAATYRKIAWRLIPFLVFLFVLAWIDRVNVGFAKLQMLDDLKFSEAIYGLGAGIFFIGYFLFEVPSNLLLEKIGARKTLARITILWGAASMAMAFVTTPTLFYVLRFLLGVVEAGFFPGVVLYLTYWFPAAYRARVNGLFMTSFAIAGAVGGPIAGAIMNGMQGVGHLANWQWLFILEGIPSILAGFAVLLFLPEKPQNAKWLTPAEQRAVSQAVALENAEGHKHASFTEALRNHRVWLCAAIYFCIVSGNATIAFWAPSIIKEIGFSNNLTIGLVSAVPFIAGTLAMVWNGIHSDKTGERRMHCAIAAVLACAGLVFTGLSLHNAPMALVALTVAAVGILAAFPVFWSIPAAFLAGTAAAGGIALINSIGNLAGFVAPYMIGALKATTGSLSSGLYFVAALEFLAAFLVVLFVKKHH